The proteins below are encoded in one region of Scleropages formosus chromosome 19, fSclFor1.1, whole genome shotgun sequence:
- the LOC108939103 gene encoding forkhead box protein J1-A-like isoform X1 yields the protein MSSAWSEGSVRLKDNSLAHSSSGLVSMDDRLTSLQWIQDFSININRGKAMPLSAQNQGHLRGHQQMAGSEAAKSPIAADPAPTVDYKTNPNIKPPYSYATLICMAMQANKNTKITLSYIYEWIRNNFCYFRHADPNWQNSIRHSLSVNKCFIKVPRQKDEPGKRGFWTIDPQYTNQLLCDAYKKTRMPSMKMNPTLKAWVRPAPLTHMGFLPAIEGALSVSPESQQLLQEFEQATAVDLNQDPSGAKRAGSRSRKRCVHKRKRMNQDRATPPKSSRRCSSPLPSTVELEGLDPLKEDSDWAGLLDSACAGDLGLGGIGQLTPGEYAQDPMEHSVQQEQQTPLDPSGNGERAHGFSQTQEYQASDMDLDLGFDVATILASEDPSWQSDDDWVTFLNSMLTGEDSLDDMGQLSTSLLQQDSADSIMQVSSWSDLPIGSAPPRGETPDVCDHPYAAFGQTEQNLDLEAFLMPH from the exons ATGAGCAGTGCGTGGTCTGAGGGTTCTGTGAGGCTGAAGGATAACAGCCTCGCTCACAGCAGCAGCGGTTTGGTCAGTATGGATGACCGCCTCACCAGCTTACAGTGGATCCAAGACTTCTCGATCAACATCAACAGGGGGAAGGCGATGCCTTTGTCTGCGCAGAACCAAGGCCACCTTCGTGGGCACCAACAGATGGCAGGCTCCGAGGCTGCCAAGTCACCCATTGCGGCAGACCCCGCTCCCACGGTCGACTACAAGACCAATCCGAACATAAAACCACCGTACTCTTACGCCACCCTAATCTGCATGGCCATGCAAGCcaacaaaaataccaaaattaCACTATCCTACATCTATGAATGGATCAGGAACAACTTTTGCTACTTCCGCCATGCGGACCCCAACTGGCAG AACTCAATCAGACACAGCCTCTCTGTCAACAAGTGCTTCATAAAAGTGCCACGTCAGAAGGATGAGCCAGGAAAGAGGGGCTTCTGGACAATTGACCCCCAGTATACCAACCAGCTGCTGTGTGATGCCTACAAGAAGACGCGGATGCCCTCAATGAAGATGAACCCCACCCTGAAGGCTTGGGTAAGGCCTGCTCCCCTCACCCACATGGGGTTCCTCCCTGCCATAGAAGGGGCCCTGTCTGTGAGCCCAGAATCCcagcagctgcttcaggagtttGAACAGGCCACTGCGGTGGATCTGAACCAAGATCCATCTGGCGCCAAGAGGGCCGGGTCCAGGTCACGGAAGAGATGTGTCCATAAGAGAAAGCGAATGAACCAGGACAGGGCAACGCCCCCAAAAAGTTCTCGTCGCTGCAGCTCCCCACTGCCGTCCACTGTCGAGCTTGAGGGTCTGGATCCTCTGAAAGAGGACAGTGATTGGGCTGGCCTGCTGGACTCGGCATGCGCTGGGGACCTGGGCCTGGGTGGTATCGGCCAGCTGACCCCCGGGGAGTATGCTCAGGACCCGATGGAGCACAGTGTGCAGCAAGAGCAGCAGACTCCCCTGGATCCCAGTGGGAATGGCGAGCGTGCCCACGGTTTCTCTCAGACCCAGGAGTACCAGGCCTCTGACATGGACTTGGACTTGGGCTTTGACGTGGCAACCATCCTGGCCTCCGAGGATCCCAGCTGGCAG AGCGACGATGACTGGGTCACGTTCCTGAATTCGATGTTGACCGGGGAAGACAGCCTGGATGACATGGGCCAACTGAGCACCAGCTTGTTACAGCAAGACTCAGCGGACTCCATCATGCAGGTGAGCAG TTGGAGTGACCTGCCCATAGGAAGTGCTCCTCCACGTGGAGAAACCCCAGATGTTTGT GATCATCCCTacgctgcctttggacaaactgaacaaaatctAGATCTTGAAGCTTTCCTCATGCCTCATTGA
- the LOC108939103 gene encoding forkhead box protein J1-A-like isoform X3, giving the protein MSSAWSEGSVRLKDNSLAHSSSGLVSMDDRLTSLQWIQDFSININRGKAMPLSAQNQGHLRGHQQMAGSEAAKSPIAADPAPTVDYKTNPNIKPPYSYATLICMAMQANKNTKITLSYIYEWIRNNFCYFRHADPNWQNSIRHSLSVNKCFIKVPRQKDEPGKRGFWTIDPQYTNQLLCDAYKKTRMPSMKMNPTLKAWVRPAPLTHMGFLPAIEGALSVSPESQQLLQEFEQATAVDLNQDPSGAKRAGSRSRKRCVHKRKRMNQDRATPPKSSRRCSSPLPSTVELEGLDPLKEDSDWAGLLDSACAGDLGLGGIGQLTPGEYAQDPMEHSVQQEQQTPLDPSGNGERAHGFSQTQEYQASDMDLDLGFDVATILASEDPSWQSDDDWVTFLNSMLTGEDSLDDMGQLSTSLLQQDSADSIMQLE; this is encoded by the exons ATGAGCAGTGCGTGGTCTGAGGGTTCTGTGAGGCTGAAGGATAACAGCCTCGCTCACAGCAGCAGCGGTTTGGTCAGTATGGATGACCGCCTCACCAGCTTACAGTGGATCCAAGACTTCTCGATCAACATCAACAGGGGGAAGGCGATGCCTTTGTCTGCGCAGAACCAAGGCCACCTTCGTGGGCACCAACAGATGGCAGGCTCCGAGGCTGCCAAGTCACCCATTGCGGCAGACCCCGCTCCCACGGTCGACTACAAGACCAATCCGAACATAAAACCACCGTACTCTTACGCCACCCTAATCTGCATGGCCATGCAAGCcaacaaaaataccaaaattaCACTATCCTACATCTATGAATGGATCAGGAACAACTTTTGCTACTTCCGCCATGCGGACCCCAACTGGCAG AACTCAATCAGACACAGCCTCTCTGTCAACAAGTGCTTCATAAAAGTGCCACGTCAGAAGGATGAGCCAGGAAAGAGGGGCTTCTGGACAATTGACCCCCAGTATACCAACCAGCTGCTGTGTGATGCCTACAAGAAGACGCGGATGCCCTCAATGAAGATGAACCCCACCCTGAAGGCTTGGGTAAGGCCTGCTCCCCTCACCCACATGGGGTTCCTCCCTGCCATAGAAGGGGCCCTGTCTGTGAGCCCAGAATCCcagcagctgcttcaggagtttGAACAGGCCACTGCGGTGGATCTGAACCAAGATCCATCTGGCGCCAAGAGGGCCGGGTCCAGGTCACGGAAGAGATGTGTCCATAAGAGAAAGCGAATGAACCAGGACAGGGCAACGCCCCCAAAAAGTTCTCGTCGCTGCAGCTCCCCACTGCCGTCCACTGTCGAGCTTGAGGGTCTGGATCCTCTGAAAGAGGACAGTGATTGGGCTGGCCTGCTGGACTCGGCATGCGCTGGGGACCTGGGCCTGGGTGGTATCGGCCAGCTGACCCCCGGGGAGTATGCTCAGGACCCGATGGAGCACAGTGTGCAGCAAGAGCAGCAGACTCCCCTGGATCCCAGTGGGAATGGCGAGCGTGCCCACGGTTTCTCTCAGACCCAGGAGTACCAGGCCTCTGACATGGACTTGGACTTGGGCTTTGACGTGGCAACCATCCTGGCCTCCGAGGATCCCAGCTGGCAG AGCGACGATGACTGGGTCACGTTCCTGAATTCGATGTTGACCGGGGAAGACAGCCTGGATGACATGGGCCAACTGAGCACCAGCTTGTTACAGCAAGACTCAGCGGACTCCATCATGCAG TTGGAGTGA
- the LOC108939103 gene encoding forkhead box protein J1-A-like isoform X2, translating to MSSAWSEGSVRLKDNSLAHSSSGLVSMDDRLTSLQWIQDFSININRGKAMPLSAQNQGHLRGHQQMAGSEAAKSPIAADPAPTVDYKTNPNIKPPYSYATLICMAMQANKNTKITLSYIYEWIRNNFCYFRHADPNWQNSIRHSLSVNKCFIKVPRQKDEPGKRGFWTIDPQYTNQLLCDAYKKTRMPSMKMNPTLKAWVRPAPLTHMGFLPAIEGALSVSPESQQLLQEFEQATAVDLNQDPSGAKRAGSRSRKRCVHKRKRMNQDRATPPKSSRRCSSPLPSTVELEGLDPLKEDSDWAGLLDSACAGDLGLGGIGQLTPGEYAQDPMEHSVQQEQQTPLDPSGNGERAHGFSQTQEYQASDMDLDLGFDVATILASEDPSWQSDDDWVTFLNSMLTGEDSLDDMGQLSTSLLQQDSADSIMQDHPYAAFGQTEQNLDLEAFLMPH from the exons ATGAGCAGTGCGTGGTCTGAGGGTTCTGTGAGGCTGAAGGATAACAGCCTCGCTCACAGCAGCAGCGGTTTGGTCAGTATGGATGACCGCCTCACCAGCTTACAGTGGATCCAAGACTTCTCGATCAACATCAACAGGGGGAAGGCGATGCCTTTGTCTGCGCAGAACCAAGGCCACCTTCGTGGGCACCAACAGATGGCAGGCTCCGAGGCTGCCAAGTCACCCATTGCGGCAGACCCCGCTCCCACGGTCGACTACAAGACCAATCCGAACATAAAACCACCGTACTCTTACGCCACCCTAATCTGCATGGCCATGCAAGCcaacaaaaataccaaaattaCACTATCCTACATCTATGAATGGATCAGGAACAACTTTTGCTACTTCCGCCATGCGGACCCCAACTGGCAG AACTCAATCAGACACAGCCTCTCTGTCAACAAGTGCTTCATAAAAGTGCCACGTCAGAAGGATGAGCCAGGAAAGAGGGGCTTCTGGACAATTGACCCCCAGTATACCAACCAGCTGCTGTGTGATGCCTACAAGAAGACGCGGATGCCCTCAATGAAGATGAACCCCACCCTGAAGGCTTGGGTAAGGCCTGCTCCCCTCACCCACATGGGGTTCCTCCCTGCCATAGAAGGGGCCCTGTCTGTGAGCCCAGAATCCcagcagctgcttcaggagtttGAACAGGCCACTGCGGTGGATCTGAACCAAGATCCATCTGGCGCCAAGAGGGCCGGGTCCAGGTCACGGAAGAGATGTGTCCATAAGAGAAAGCGAATGAACCAGGACAGGGCAACGCCCCCAAAAAGTTCTCGTCGCTGCAGCTCCCCACTGCCGTCCACTGTCGAGCTTGAGGGTCTGGATCCTCTGAAAGAGGACAGTGATTGGGCTGGCCTGCTGGACTCGGCATGCGCTGGGGACCTGGGCCTGGGTGGTATCGGCCAGCTGACCCCCGGGGAGTATGCTCAGGACCCGATGGAGCACAGTGTGCAGCAAGAGCAGCAGACTCCCCTGGATCCCAGTGGGAATGGCGAGCGTGCCCACGGTTTCTCTCAGACCCAGGAGTACCAGGCCTCTGACATGGACTTGGACTTGGGCTTTGACGTGGCAACCATCCTGGCCTCCGAGGATCCCAGCTGGCAG AGCGACGATGACTGGGTCACGTTCCTGAATTCGATGTTGACCGGGGAAGACAGCCTGGATGACATGGGCCAACTGAGCACCAGCTTGTTACAGCAAGACTCAGCGGACTCCATCATGCAG GATCATCCCTacgctgcctttggacaaactgaacaaaatctAGATCTTGAAGCTTTCCTCATGCCTCATTGA
- the pfdn4 gene encoding prefoldin subunit 4, translating into MAATMKKSVAVEDVNVTFEDQQKINKFARNTSRMTELKEEIEAKKKSLQNLEDASDDLMMFDDDSLLVPYQIGDVFISHSQEETQEMLETAKELLKEEIKGLESRVSSIQEVLADLKVQLYAKFGNNINLEADDS; encoded by the exons ATGGCGGCCACCATGAAAAAGAGTGTT GCGGTTGAAGATGTCAACGTCACCTTTGAAGACCAGCAGAAGATCAACAAGTTCGCGAGGAACACGAGTCGCATGACTGAGCTGAAGGAGGAAATCGAGGCGAAAAAG AAATCGCTGCAGAATCTGGAGGATGCCAGCGATGACCTTATGATGTTTGATGACGACTCGCTACTCGTTCCATATCAGATTGGCGACGTCTTCATCAGTCACTCTCAAGAGGAAACACAGGAGATGTTAGAAACAGCTAAG GAATTACTGAAAGAAGAGATCAAAGGACTTGAGAGTCGTGTTTCGTCAATACAGGAAGTTCTAGCTGATCTGAAGGTCCAACTATATGCCAAGTTCGGGAATAACATAAACCTGGAAGCAGATGATAGCTGA